In Phocoena sinus isolate mPhoSin1 chromosome 10, mPhoSin1.pri, whole genome shotgun sequence, a single genomic region encodes these proteins:
- the TNS2 gene encoding tensin-2 isoform X4, which yields MCWEGGLLSGSRALGQLLRKESGAGRAMKGKWLPPPGRFQEAPGQAPALFGPHGRHPRQPDTMKSSGPVERLLRALGRRDSSRATSRPRKAEPHSFREKVFRKKPPVCAVCKVTIDGTGVSCRVCKVATHRKCEAKVTSSCQALPPTELRRNTAPVRRIEHLGSTKSLNYSKQRSTLPRLRLLPRSFSLDPLMERRWDLDLTYVTERILAAAFPARPDEQRHRGHLRELAHVLQSKHRDKYLLFNLSEKRHDLTRLNPKVQDFGWPELHAPPLDKLCSICKAMETWLSADPQHVVVLYCKGSKGKLGVIVSAYMHYSKISAGADQALATLTMRKFCEDKVASELQPSQRRYISYFSGLLSGSIRMNSSPLFLHYVLVPMLPAFEPGTGFQPFLKIYQSMQLVYTSGIYHVAGPGPQQLCISLEPALLLKGDVMVTCYHRGSRGTDRTLVFRVQFHTCTIHGPRLTFPKDQLDEAWADERFPFQASVEFVFSSSPEKIKGSTPRNEPSVSVDYNTAEPAVRWDSYENFNLHHEDSVDDSVTHTRGPLDGSPYAQVQRAPRQTPPAPSPEPPPPPLLSVSSDSGHSSTLTAEPAAESPGRPPPTAAERRELERLLGGCGVAAGGQGAGRETAILDDEEQPPAGGGPRLGMYSGHRPGLSRHCSCRQGYREPCGVPNGGYYRPEGTLERRRLAYGAYEGPPQGYAEASVEKRRLCRSLSEGPYPYPPELGKPANGDFGYRAPGYREVVILEDPGLPALCSCPACEEKLALPTAALYGLRLEREAGEGWANEAGKPLLHPVRPGHPLPLLVPSCGHHHAPVPDYSCLKPPKAGEEGHEGCSYAMCPEGRYGHPGYPALVTYGYGGAVPSYCPAYGRAPHSCGSPGEGRRYPSSGAHSPRAGSISPGSPPYPQSRNLSYEIPVEEGGDRYPPPGHLAPAGPLASAESPEPVSWRESPSGHSTLPRSPRDAQCSASSELSGPSTPLHTSSPVQGKESTRRQDTRSPTLAPTQRLSPREALPPASQGGAERAPELPARSGPEPPAPGPFCPASPPSSPNDWPQERIPGGRSDSTSPRGPVPTTLPGLRHAPWQGLRDSPDSPDGSPLTPVPTQMPWLVASPEPPRSSPVPAFPLTASYDISGPTQPPLPEKRHLLGPGQQPGPWGPEQASPPARGTSHHVTFAPLVPDNAPQPPEPPMQESQSNVKFVQDTSKFWYKPHLSRDQAIALLKDKDPGAFLIRDSHSFQGAYGLALKVATPPPSAQPWKGDPLEQLVRHFLIETGPKGVKIKGCPSEPYFGKGRIPRPWLPACLPAFPRGRQRLLSISQHCHSPLAPVSLRSSGGGPRGPSARQHEHSGRPPAPGRRLQCALPDLSGDGVADRPPSGGAGQLRSSELQPPPHASHCPLQGLSPGHHADGQPEEALLSPPLSSEQHHLRQH from the exons ATGTGTTGGGAGGGGGGCCTCCTGTCCGGTTCTCGGGCCCTGGGACAGCTGCTGAGGAAGGAGAGCGGAGCTGGGAGAGCCATGAAG GGGAAGTGGCTGCCTCCGCCAGGCCGCTTCCAGGAAGCCCCGGGCCAGGCCCCAGCATTGTTCGGGCCCCACGGCCGGCACCCCAGGCAGCCGGACACCATGAAGTCCAGCGGCCCAGTGGAGAGGCTGCTCAgagccctggggaggagggacagcAGCCGGGCCACCAGCAGG CCTAGAAAAGCTGAGCCACATAGCTTCCGGGAGAAGGTTTTCCGGAAGAAACCACCGGTCTGTGCAGTGTGTAAGGTGACCATCGATGGGACAGGCGTCTCATGCCGAG TCTGCAAGGTTGCGACACACAGAAAATGTGAAGCAAAG GTGACTTCGTCCTGTCAGGCCTTGCCTCCCACGGAGCTG CGGAGAAACACGGCCCCTGTGAGGCGCATAGAGCACCTG GGATCCACCAAGTCTCTGAACTACTCAAAGCAACGCAGCACTCTGCCCAG GCTTCGCCTCCTCCCCAGGAGCTTCAGCCTGGATCCTCTCATGGAGCGCCGCTGGGACTTGGACCTCACCTACGTGACGGAGCGGATCCTGGCCGCCGCCTTCCCTGCGCGGCCCGACGAACAGCGACACCGCGGACACCTGCGCGAGCTGGCTCACGTGCTGCAATCCAAGCACCGCGACAAGTACCTG CTCTTCAACCTTTCAGAGAAAAGACATGACCTGACCCGCCTAAACCCCAAG GTCCAGGACTTTGGCTGGCCTGAGCTGCACGCACCCCCGCTGGACAAGCTGTGCTCCATCTGCAAAGCCATGGAGACGTGGCTCAGTGCTGACCCGCAGCATGTGGTCGTACTGTACTGCAAG GGGAGCAAAGGCAAGCTCGGGGTCATCGTCTCTGCCTACATGCACTACAGCAAGATCTCTGCAGG GGCGGACCAGGCGCTGGCTACCCTTACCATGCGGAAGTTCTGTGAGGACAAAGTGGCCTCGGAGCTGCAGCCCTCCCAGCGCCG GTATATCAGCTACTTCAGTGGTCTGCTGTCCGGCTCCATCAGAATGAACAGCAGCCCTCTCTTCCTGCACTATGTGCTCGTGCCCATGCTGCCAGCCTTTGAACCTGGCACGG GTTTCCAACCCTTCCTCAAGATCTACCAGTCCATGCAGCTTGTCTACACATCTGGAATCTA tcATGTTGCAGGCCCTGGTCCCCAGCAGCTTTGCATCAGCCTGGAGCCGGCTCTCCTCCTCAAAGGCGATGTCATG gTGACGTGCTATCACAGGGGTAGCCGGGGGACTGACCGGACCCTCGTGTTCCGAGTCCAGTTCCACACGTGTACCATCCATGGACCACGGCTCACCTTCCCCAAGGACCAGCTGGACGAGGCCTGGGCCG ACGAGAGGTTCCCCTTCCAAGCCTCGGTGGAGTTCGTCTTCTCCTCCAGCCCAGAGAAGATCAAAG GCAGCACCCCACGGAATGAGCCCTCGGTCTCTGTTGACTACAACACGGCAGAGCCTGCCGTGCGCTGGGACTCCTACGAGAACTTCAACCTGCACCACGAGGACAGTGTGGATG ACTCCGTCACCCATACCCGGGGGCCCCTGGATGGCAGTCCTTACGCCCAGGTGCAGCGGGCCCCCCGCCAGACCCCGCCGGCGCCCTCTCCggagccgcccccgcccccgctgcTCTCTGTCAGCAGCGATTCTGGCCATTCTTCCACGCTGACCGCCGAGCCCGCCGCCGAGTCCCCTGGCCGGCCACCTCCGACAGCTGCCGAGCGGCGGGAGCTGGAGCGCCTCCTGGGGGGCTGTGGCGTGGCCGCCGGGGGCCAGGGAGCTGGGCGTGAGACGGCCATCCTCGatgatgaagagcagcccccggcGGGCGGAGGCCCCCGCCTTGGAATGTATTCGGGACACAGGCCTGGCCTCAGCCGCCACTGCTCCTGCCGCCAGGGCTACCGGGAACCCTGTGGGGTCCCCAATGGGGGCTACTACCGGCCAGAGGGGACCCTGGAGAGGAGGCGGCTGGCCTACGGGGCCTACGAGGGGCCCCCACAGGGCTATGCTGAGGCCTCCGTGGAGAAGAGGCGCCTCTGCCGATCGCTGTCCGAGGGGCCGTACCCCTACCCGCCTGAGCTGGGGAAACCGGCCAACGGGGACTTTGGCTACCGCGCCCCAGGCTACCGGGAGGTGGTGATCCTGGAGGACCCTGGGCTGCCTGCCCTGTGCTCATGCCCCGCCTGTGAGGAGAAGCTAGCGCTGCCCACGGCAGCCCTCTATGGGCTGCGCCTggagagggaggctggagaggggtGGGCGAATGAGGCTGGCAAGCCCCTCCTGCACCCGGTGCGACCTGGGCACCCGCTGCCCCTGCTGGTGCCTTCCTGTGGGCACCACCATGCCCCAGTGCCCGACTACAGCTGCCTGAAGCCACCCAAGGCAGGCGAGGAAGGGCATGAGGGCTGCTCCTACGCCATGTGCCCCGAAGGCAGGTATGGGCATCCAGGGTACCCTGCCCTGGTGACATACGGCTATGGAGGAGCGGTTCCCAGTTACTGCCCAGCGTATGGCCGGGCGCCTCACAGCTGCGGGTCTCCAGGCGAGGGCAGAAGGTATCCCAGCTCTGGTGCCCACTCCCCCCGGGCTGGCTCCATTTCCCCCGGCAGCCCACCCTACCCCCAATCCAGGAACCTCAGCTACGAGATCcctgtggaggagggaggggacaggtaTCCGCCGCCCGGGCACCTGGCCCCAGCAGGACCCTTGGCATCTGCAG AGTCACCGGAGCCTGTGTCCTGGAGGGAGAGCCCCAGCGGGCACAGCACCCTGCCTCGGTCTCCCCGAGATGCCCAGTGCAGTGCCTCTTCTGAGCTGTCCGGTCCCTCCACACCCCTGCACACCAGCAGCCCAGTCCAGGGCAAGGAGAG CACCCGACGGCAGGACACTAGGTCCCCCACCTTGGCGCCCACTCAGagactgagtcccagagaggccTTGCCACCTGCTTCCCAGGGAGGGGCTGAAAGAGCTCCAGAGCTGCCAGCAAGAAGTGGGCCTGAGCCTCCGGCCCCTGGTCCCTTCTGCCCAGCCTCCCCACCCAGCTCACCCAACGACTGGCCTCAGGAGAGGATCCCGGGGGGCCGTTCGGACAGCACCAGTCCAAGGGGCCCTGTACCCACCACCCTGCCCGGCCTCCGCCACGCCCCCTGGCAGGGCCTTCGAGACTCCCCGGACAGCCCAGACGGGTCCCCCCTCACCCCTGTGCCTACTCAGATGCCCTGGCTTGTGGCTAGCCCAGAGCCGCCGCGGAGCTCACCCGTACCTGCCTTCCCTCTGACTGCATCTTATGACATCAGTGGCCCTACCCAGCCCCCACTTCCCGAGAAGCGCCACCTGCTGGGGCCTGGGCAACAGCCGGGACCCTGGGGCCCAGAGCAGGCATCGCCACCAGCTAGAGGCACGAGTCACCATGTCACCTTTGCACCTCTGGTCCCGGATaatgccccccaacccccag AGCCTCCTATGCAAGAGAGCCAGAGCAACGTCAAGTTTGTCCAGGATACGTCCAAGTTCTGGTATAAGCCACACCTGTCCCGTGACCAAG CCATTGCCCTGCTGAAGGACAAGGACCCTGGGGCCTTCTTGATCAGGGACAGTCATTCATTCCAAGGAGCCTATGGGCTGGCTCTCAAGGTGGCTACGCCCCCACCCAGCGCCCAGCCCTGGAAAG GGGACCCCTTGGAACAGCTCGTCCGCCATTTTCTCATTGAGACTGGGCCCAAAGGGGTGAAGATCAAGGGGTGCCCCAGCGAGCCCTACTTTG GCAAAGGCAGAATCCCTAGGCCCTGGCTTcccgcctgcctgcctgccttccctcGGGGACGGCAGAGGTTGCTCTCCATCTCCCAGCACTGCCACTCCCCACTGGCCCCCGTTTCCCTCAGATCCTCTGGAGGAGGCCCCAGAGGCCCCAGCGCCCGCCAACATGAGCACAGCGGCAGACCTCCTGCGCCAGGGCGCCG cctGCAGTGTGCTCTACCTGACCTCAGTGGAGACGGAGTCGCTGACAGGCCCCCAAGCGGTGGCGCGGGCCAGCTCCGCAGCTCTGAGCTGCAGCCCCCGCCCCACGCCAGCCATTGTCCACTTCAAGGTCTCAGCCCAGGGCATCACGCTGACGGACAACCAGAGGAA GCTCTTCTTTCGCCGCCATTATCCAGTGAACAGCATCACCTTCGCCAGCACTGA
- the TNS2 gene encoding tensin-2 isoform X7 → MCWEGGLLSGSRALGQLLRKESGAGRAMKGKWLPPPGRFQEAPGQAPALFGPHGRHPRQPDTMKSSGPVERLLRALGRRDSSRATSRPRKAEPHSFREKVFRKKPPVCAVCKVTIDGTGVSCRVCKVATHRKCEAKVTSSCQALPPTELRRNTAPVRRIEHLGSTKSLNYSKQRSTLPRLRLLPRSFSLDPLMERRWDLDLTYVTERILAAAFPARPDEQRHRGHLRELAHVLQSKHRDKYLLFNLSEKRHDLTRLNPKVQDFGWPELHAPPLDKLCSICKAMETWLSADPQHVVVLYCKGSKGKLGVIVSAYMHYSKISAGADQALATLTMRKFCEDKVASELQPSQRRYISYFSGLLSGSIRMNSSPLFLHYVLVPMLPAFEPGTGFQPFLKIYQSMQLVYTSGIYHVAGPGPQQLCISLEPALLLKGDVMVTCYHRGSRGTDRTLVFRVQFHTCTIHGPRLTFPKDQLDEAWADERFPFQASVEFVFSSSPEKIKGSTPRNEPSVSVDYNTAEPAVRWDSYENFNLHHEDSVDDSVTHTRGPLDGSPYAQVQRAPRQTPPAPSPEPPPPPLLSVSSDSGHSSTLTAEPAAESPGRPPPTAAERRELERLLGGCGVAAGGQGAGRETAILDDEEQPPAGGGPRLGMYSGHRPGLSRHCSCRQGYREPCGVPNGGYYRPEGTLERRRLAYGAYEGPPQGYAEASVEKRRLCRSLSEGPYPYPPELGKPANGDFGYRAPGYREVVILEDPGLPALCSCPACEEKLALPTAALYGLRLEREAGEGWANEAGKPLLHPVRPGHPLPLLVPSCGHHHAPVPDYSCLKPPKAGEEGHEGCSYAMCPEGRYGHPGYPALVTYGYGGAVPSYCPAYGRAPHSCGSPGEGRRYPSSGAHSPRAGSISPGSPPYPQSRNLSYEIPVEEGGDRYPPPGHLAPAGPLASAESPEPVSWRESPSGHSTLPRSPRDAQCSASSELSGPSTPLHTSSPVQGKESTRRQDTRSPTLAPTQRLSPREALPPASQGGAERAPELPARSGPEPPAPGPFCPASPPSSPNDWPQERIPGGRSDSTSPRGPVPTTLPGLRHAPWQGLRDSPDSPDGSPLTPVPTQMPWLVASPEPPRSSPVPAFPLTASYDISGPTQPPLPEKRHLLGPGQQPGPWGPEQASPPARGTSHHVTFAPLVPDNAPQPPEPPMQESQSNVKFVQDTSKFWYKPHLSRDQAIALLKDKDPGAFLIRDSHSFQGAYGLALKVATPPPSAQPWKGDPLEQLVRHFLIETGPKGVKIKGCPSEPYFGSLSALVSQHSISPLSLPCCLRIPSKDPLEEAPEAPAPANMSTAADLLRQGAACSVLYLTSVETESLTGPQAVARASSAALSCSPRPTPAIVHFKVSAQGITLTDNQRK, encoded by the exons ATGTGTTGGGAGGGGGGCCTCCTGTCCGGTTCTCGGGCCCTGGGACAGCTGCTGAGGAAGGAGAGCGGAGCTGGGAGAGCCATGAAG GGGAAGTGGCTGCCTCCGCCAGGCCGCTTCCAGGAAGCCCCGGGCCAGGCCCCAGCATTGTTCGGGCCCCACGGCCGGCACCCCAGGCAGCCGGACACCATGAAGTCCAGCGGCCCAGTGGAGAGGCTGCTCAgagccctggggaggagggacagcAGCCGGGCCACCAGCAGG CCTAGAAAAGCTGAGCCACATAGCTTCCGGGAGAAGGTTTTCCGGAAGAAACCACCGGTCTGTGCAGTGTGTAAGGTGACCATCGATGGGACAGGCGTCTCATGCCGAG TCTGCAAGGTTGCGACACACAGAAAATGTGAAGCAAAG GTGACTTCGTCCTGTCAGGCCTTGCCTCCCACGGAGCTG CGGAGAAACACGGCCCCTGTGAGGCGCATAGAGCACCTG GGATCCACCAAGTCTCTGAACTACTCAAAGCAACGCAGCACTCTGCCCAG GCTTCGCCTCCTCCCCAGGAGCTTCAGCCTGGATCCTCTCATGGAGCGCCGCTGGGACTTGGACCTCACCTACGTGACGGAGCGGATCCTGGCCGCCGCCTTCCCTGCGCGGCCCGACGAACAGCGACACCGCGGACACCTGCGCGAGCTGGCTCACGTGCTGCAATCCAAGCACCGCGACAAGTACCTG CTCTTCAACCTTTCAGAGAAAAGACATGACCTGACCCGCCTAAACCCCAAG GTCCAGGACTTTGGCTGGCCTGAGCTGCACGCACCCCCGCTGGACAAGCTGTGCTCCATCTGCAAAGCCATGGAGACGTGGCTCAGTGCTGACCCGCAGCATGTGGTCGTACTGTACTGCAAG GGGAGCAAAGGCAAGCTCGGGGTCATCGTCTCTGCCTACATGCACTACAGCAAGATCTCTGCAGG GGCGGACCAGGCGCTGGCTACCCTTACCATGCGGAAGTTCTGTGAGGACAAAGTGGCCTCGGAGCTGCAGCCCTCCCAGCGCCG GTATATCAGCTACTTCAGTGGTCTGCTGTCCGGCTCCATCAGAATGAACAGCAGCCCTCTCTTCCTGCACTATGTGCTCGTGCCCATGCTGCCAGCCTTTGAACCTGGCACGG GTTTCCAACCCTTCCTCAAGATCTACCAGTCCATGCAGCTTGTCTACACATCTGGAATCTA tcATGTTGCAGGCCCTGGTCCCCAGCAGCTTTGCATCAGCCTGGAGCCGGCTCTCCTCCTCAAAGGCGATGTCATG gTGACGTGCTATCACAGGGGTAGCCGGGGGACTGACCGGACCCTCGTGTTCCGAGTCCAGTTCCACACGTGTACCATCCATGGACCACGGCTCACCTTCCCCAAGGACCAGCTGGACGAGGCCTGGGCCG ACGAGAGGTTCCCCTTCCAAGCCTCGGTGGAGTTCGTCTTCTCCTCCAGCCCAGAGAAGATCAAAG GCAGCACCCCACGGAATGAGCCCTCGGTCTCTGTTGACTACAACACGGCAGAGCCTGCCGTGCGCTGGGACTCCTACGAGAACTTCAACCTGCACCACGAGGACAGTGTGGATG ACTCCGTCACCCATACCCGGGGGCCCCTGGATGGCAGTCCTTACGCCCAGGTGCAGCGGGCCCCCCGCCAGACCCCGCCGGCGCCCTCTCCggagccgcccccgcccccgctgcTCTCTGTCAGCAGCGATTCTGGCCATTCTTCCACGCTGACCGCCGAGCCCGCCGCCGAGTCCCCTGGCCGGCCACCTCCGACAGCTGCCGAGCGGCGGGAGCTGGAGCGCCTCCTGGGGGGCTGTGGCGTGGCCGCCGGGGGCCAGGGAGCTGGGCGTGAGACGGCCATCCTCGatgatgaagagcagcccccggcGGGCGGAGGCCCCCGCCTTGGAATGTATTCGGGACACAGGCCTGGCCTCAGCCGCCACTGCTCCTGCCGCCAGGGCTACCGGGAACCCTGTGGGGTCCCCAATGGGGGCTACTACCGGCCAGAGGGGACCCTGGAGAGGAGGCGGCTGGCCTACGGGGCCTACGAGGGGCCCCCACAGGGCTATGCTGAGGCCTCCGTGGAGAAGAGGCGCCTCTGCCGATCGCTGTCCGAGGGGCCGTACCCCTACCCGCCTGAGCTGGGGAAACCGGCCAACGGGGACTTTGGCTACCGCGCCCCAGGCTACCGGGAGGTGGTGATCCTGGAGGACCCTGGGCTGCCTGCCCTGTGCTCATGCCCCGCCTGTGAGGAGAAGCTAGCGCTGCCCACGGCAGCCCTCTATGGGCTGCGCCTggagagggaggctggagaggggtGGGCGAATGAGGCTGGCAAGCCCCTCCTGCACCCGGTGCGACCTGGGCACCCGCTGCCCCTGCTGGTGCCTTCCTGTGGGCACCACCATGCCCCAGTGCCCGACTACAGCTGCCTGAAGCCACCCAAGGCAGGCGAGGAAGGGCATGAGGGCTGCTCCTACGCCATGTGCCCCGAAGGCAGGTATGGGCATCCAGGGTACCCTGCCCTGGTGACATACGGCTATGGAGGAGCGGTTCCCAGTTACTGCCCAGCGTATGGCCGGGCGCCTCACAGCTGCGGGTCTCCAGGCGAGGGCAGAAGGTATCCCAGCTCTGGTGCCCACTCCCCCCGGGCTGGCTCCATTTCCCCCGGCAGCCCACCCTACCCCCAATCCAGGAACCTCAGCTACGAGATCcctgtggaggagggaggggacaggtaTCCGCCGCCCGGGCACCTGGCCCCAGCAGGACCCTTGGCATCTGCAG AGTCACCGGAGCCTGTGTCCTGGAGGGAGAGCCCCAGCGGGCACAGCACCCTGCCTCGGTCTCCCCGAGATGCCCAGTGCAGTGCCTCTTCTGAGCTGTCCGGTCCCTCCACACCCCTGCACACCAGCAGCCCAGTCCAGGGCAAGGAGAG CACCCGACGGCAGGACACTAGGTCCCCCACCTTGGCGCCCACTCAGagactgagtcccagagaggccTTGCCACCTGCTTCCCAGGGAGGGGCTGAAAGAGCTCCAGAGCTGCCAGCAAGAAGTGGGCCTGAGCCTCCGGCCCCTGGTCCCTTCTGCCCAGCCTCCCCACCCAGCTCACCCAACGACTGGCCTCAGGAGAGGATCCCGGGGGGCCGTTCGGACAGCACCAGTCCAAGGGGCCCTGTACCCACCACCCTGCCCGGCCTCCGCCACGCCCCCTGGCAGGGCCTTCGAGACTCCCCGGACAGCCCAGACGGGTCCCCCCTCACCCCTGTGCCTACTCAGATGCCCTGGCTTGTGGCTAGCCCAGAGCCGCCGCGGAGCTCACCCGTACCTGCCTTCCCTCTGACTGCATCTTATGACATCAGTGGCCCTACCCAGCCCCCACTTCCCGAGAAGCGCCACCTGCTGGGGCCTGGGCAACAGCCGGGACCCTGGGGCCCAGAGCAGGCATCGCCACCAGCTAGAGGCACGAGTCACCATGTCACCTTTGCACCTCTGGTCCCGGATaatgccccccaacccccag AGCCTCCTATGCAAGAGAGCCAGAGCAACGTCAAGTTTGTCCAGGATACGTCCAAGTTCTGGTATAAGCCACACCTGTCCCGTGACCAAG CCATTGCCCTGCTGAAGGACAAGGACCCTGGGGCCTTCTTGATCAGGGACAGTCATTCATTCCAAGGAGCCTATGGGCTGGCTCTCAAGGTGGCTACGCCCCCACCCAGCGCCCAGCCCTGGAAAG GGGACCCCTTGGAACAGCTCGTCCGCCATTTTCTCATTGAGACTGGGCCCAAAGGGGTGAAGATCAAGGGGTGCCCCAGCGAGCCCTACTTTG GCAGCCTGTCGGCCCTGGTCTCCCAGCACTCCATCTCCCCGCTGTCCCTGCCCTGCTGCCTGCGTATTCCCAGCAAAG ATCCTCTGGAGGAGGCCCCAGAGGCCCCAGCGCCCGCCAACATGAGCACAGCGGCAGACCTCCTGCGCCAGGGCGCCG cctGCAGTGTGCTCTACCTGACCTCAGTGGAGACGGAGTCGCTGACAGGCCCCCAAGCGGTGGCGCGGGCCAGCTCCGCAGCTCTGAGCTGCAGCCCCCGCCCCACGCCAGCCATTGTCCACTTCAAGGTCTCAGCCCAGGGCATCACGCTGACGGACAACCAGAGGAAGTGA